One Corallococcus exiguus DNA segment encodes these proteins:
- a CDS encoding sulfotransferase, producing MASASAKGEGAQLTVLYITGWCRSGSTILGNVLNEVPGFFHVGELSFLWKNAYGNGSNTLCGCGQQLLECGIWNTVLTSDVPAGLTPRAHAAEVVLRQQAAVRTRHTLRVLDEAGDSHALQSHADFLARTYRTIARATGSTVLVDSGKFPSEAALLPRVEGIRPLYLHLVRDPRAVTHSWTKTKQYVVPMSAARSTAYWLGFNAASEEVTRRFPAQSLFLRYEDFIAAPDRAVDTVLDLAGVPRTQNPVKGRTVMLGKNHTVTGNPDRFRSGPTLLRGEDDAWKGELASGAKALTVALAWPLMAKYGYFRGARRAPIGGAAPGAEPRS from the coding sequence ATGGCCTCCGCGAGCGCGAAGGGCGAGGGCGCGCAGCTCACGGTCCTCTACATCACCGGCTGGTGCCGCAGCGGCAGCACCATCCTGGGCAACGTCCTCAACGAGGTGCCGGGCTTCTTCCACGTGGGGGAGCTGAGCTTCCTCTGGAAGAACGCGTACGGGAACGGCTCCAACACGTTGTGCGGCTGCGGCCAGCAGTTGTTGGAGTGCGGCATCTGGAACACGGTGTTGACCTCCGACGTGCCGGCGGGCCTGACGCCGCGCGCGCATGCGGCGGAGGTGGTGCTCAGGCAGCAGGCCGCCGTGCGCACGCGGCACACGCTGCGGGTGCTGGACGAGGCGGGGGATTCGCACGCGCTTCAATCGCACGCGGACTTCCTCGCGCGGACGTACCGCACCATCGCGAGGGCGACGGGGAGCACGGTGCTGGTGGACAGCGGGAAGTTCCCGTCCGAGGCGGCGCTGTTGCCGCGCGTGGAGGGCATCCGGCCGCTGTACCTGCACCTGGTGCGTGATCCGCGCGCGGTGACGCACTCGTGGACGAAGACGAAGCAGTACGTCGTCCCCATGTCCGCCGCGCGCAGCACGGCGTACTGGCTGGGCTTCAACGCCGCGTCGGAGGAGGTGACGCGGAGGTTCCCCGCGCAGTCACTCTTCCTGCGCTACGAGGACTTCATCGCCGCGCCGGACCGCGCCGTGGACACGGTGCTGGACCTGGCGGGCGTGCCACGCACGCAGAACCCGGTGAAGGGTCGCACGGTAATGCTGGGGAAGAATCACACCGTTACCGGCAACCCGGACCGCTTCCGCAGTGGCCCCACGCTCCTGCGCGGCGAGGACGACGCGTGGAAGGGGGAACTGGCCTCCGGAGCGAAGGCGCTCACCGTGGCGCTCGCGTGGCCGCTGATGGCGAAGTACGGGTACTTCAGAGGCGCACGGCGAGCTCCCATCGGAGGGGCCGCGCCGGGCGCGGAGCCCCGTTCCTGA